The following are from one region of the Betta splendens chromosome 15, fBetSpl5.4, whole genome shotgun sequence genome:
- the LOC114842107 gene encoding serine protease HTRA1A isoform X2, whose translation MTYSKREVAVASGSGFVVSEDGQIVTNAHVVANKHRVKVELKSGATYDAKIKDVDEKSDIALIKIDAPTKLPVLLLGRSSDLRPGEFVVAIGSPFSLQNTVTTGIVSTTQRGGRELGLRNSDMDYIQTDAIINYGNSGGPLVNLDGEVIGINTLKVTAGISFAIPSDKIRQFLAESYDRQSRGRAAAKKKYIGVRMMTLTPALAKELKTQHRDFPDVTSGAYVMEVIAKTPAEAGGLKQHDVIISINGQRISSATDVSATVKKDETLKVVVRRGNEDAILTIVPIEIDP comes from the exons ATGACCTACTCCAAGCGGGAGGTGGCGGTGGCCAGCGGCTCCGGCTTCGTCGTGTCCGAGGACGGCCAGATCGTGACCAACGCCCACGTGGTCGCCAACAAGCACCGCGTGAAGGTGGAGCTGAAGAGCGGCGCCACCTACGACGCCAAAATCAAAGACGTGGACGAGAAGTCCGACATCGCCCTCATCAAGATCGACGCGCCG ACCAAGCTCCCCGTTCTGCTGCTGGGCCGCTCGTCAGACCTGAGACCCGGGGAGTTCGTCGTGGCTATCGGCAGTCCCTTCTCCCTCCAGAATACGGTCACCACGGGGATCGTCAGCACCACCCAGCGGGGGGGCAGAGAGCTGGGCCTGCGCAACTCTGACATGGACTACATTCAGACTGACGCCATCATCAAC TACGGCAACTCCGGTGGCCCTCTGGTAAACCTG GACGGCGAGGTGATTGGGATAAACACACTGAAGGTGACAGCCGGCATCTCCTTCGCCATCCCCTCAGATAAAATCCGGCAGTTCCTGGCCGAGTCCTACGACAGGCAGTCCAGAG GGAGAGCAGCTGCTAAGAAGAAGTACATTGGTGTGAGGATGATGACTCTCACTCCCGC ACTGGCCAAAGAGCTGAAGACTCAACACCGTGACTTCCCTGATGTCACCTCCGGAGCTTATGTCATGGAGGTCATCGCCAAGACGCCGGCTGAAGC tGGTGGGCTCAAGCAGCACGACGTGATCATCTCCATCAACGGACAGAGGATCTCATCAGCAACGGACGTCAGTGCCACCGTGAAGAAGGATGAAACCTTGAAAGTAGTTGTTCGCCGTGGAAACGAGGATGCTATCCTCACTATCGTTCCCATAGAGATTGACCCTTGA
- the LOC114842107 gene encoding serine protease HTRA1A isoform X1, which produces MFRSLLCVIIAFASAPADAQTSSRFVIGCPARCDKSMCPRLPADCQAGQTLDACQCCPVCASGEGEACGGGGGKLGDPVCGDGLECSVPGGVAFTATVRRRSKTGVCACKATEPVCGSDGVSYRDICELRRVSRRAQKLQQPPVLFIQRGACGKAQDNPDSPRHKYNFIADVVERIAPSVVHIELYRKMTYSKREVAVASGSGFVVSEDGQIVTNAHVVANKHRVKVELKSGATYDAKIKDVDEKSDIALIKIDAPTKLPVLLLGRSSDLRPGEFVVAIGSPFSLQNTVTTGIVSTTQRGGRELGLRNSDMDYIQTDAIINYGNSGGPLVNLDGEVIGINTLKVTAGISFAIPSDKIRQFLAESYDRQSRGRAAAKKKYIGVRMMTLTPALAKELKTQHRDFPDVTSGAYVMEVIAKTPAEAGGLKQHDVIISINGQRISSATDVSATVKKDETLKVVVRRGNEDAILTIVPIEIDP; this is translated from the exons ATGTTTCGCTCACTGTTGTGCGTAATCATAGCTTTTGCTTCCGCGCCGGCAGATGCGCAAACCTCCAGCCGGTTTGTTATCGGATGTCCCGCCCGGTGCGACAAGTCGATGTGTCCCCGGCTGCCGGCGGACTGCCAGGCGGGACAGACGCTCGACGCCTGCCAGTGCTGCCCGGTGTGCGCGTCCGGCGAGGGCGAagcgtgcggcggcggcggcggcaagCTCGGGGACCCCGTGTGCGGAGACGGGCTGGAGTGCTCGGTCCCCGGCGGCGTGGCGTTCACGGCCACGGTGCGGCGGAGGAGCAAGAcgggcgtgtgcgcgtgcaAGGCCACCGAGCCGGTGTGCGGGAGCGACGGGGTGTCGTACCGGGACATCTGCGAGCTGAGGAGAGTGAGCCGCCGGgcgcagaagctgcagcagccacctGTGCTCTTCATTCAGCGGGGAGCCTGCGGGAAAG ctcAGGACAACCCAGACAGCCCGAGGCACAAGTACAACTTCATCGCCGACGTGGTGGAGAGAATCGCTCCGTCTGTGGTTCACATTGAACTGTACCgcaa GATGACCTACTCCAAGCGGGAGGTGGCGGTGGCCAGCGGCTCCGGCTTCGTCGTGTCCGAGGACGGCCAGATCGTGACCAACGCCCACGTGGTCGCCAACAAGCACCGCGTGAAGGTGGAGCTGAAGAGCGGCGCCACCTACGACGCCAAAATCAAAGACGTGGACGAGAAGTCCGACATCGCCCTCATCAAGATCGACGCGCCG ACCAAGCTCCCCGTTCTGCTGCTGGGCCGCTCGTCAGACCTGAGACCCGGGGAGTTCGTCGTGGCTATCGGCAGTCCCTTCTCCCTCCAGAATACGGTCACCACGGGGATCGTCAGCACCACCCAGCGGGGGGGCAGAGAGCTGGGCCTGCGCAACTCTGACATGGACTACATTCAGACTGACGCCATCATCAAC TACGGCAACTCCGGTGGCCCTCTGGTAAACCTG GACGGCGAGGTGATTGGGATAAACACACTGAAGGTGACAGCCGGCATCTCCTTCGCCATCCCCTCAGATAAAATCCGGCAGTTCCTGGCCGAGTCCTACGACAGGCAGTCCAGAG GGAGAGCAGCTGCTAAGAAGAAGTACATTGGTGTGAGGATGATGACTCTCACTCCCGC ACTGGCCAAAGAGCTGAAGACTCAACACCGTGACTTCCCTGATGTCACCTCCGGAGCTTATGTCATGGAGGTCATCGCCAAGACGCCGGCTGAAGC tGGTGGGCTCAAGCAGCACGACGTGATCATCTCCATCAACGGACAGAGGATCTCATCAGCAACGGACGTCAGTGCCACCGTGAAGAAGGATGAAACCTTGAAAGTAGTTGTTCGCCGTGGAAACGAGGATGCTATCCTCACTATCGTTCCCATAGAGATTGACCCTTGA